One region of Fragaria vesca subsp. vesca linkage group LG4, FraVesHawaii_1.0, whole genome shotgun sequence genomic DNA includes:
- the LOC101294651 gene encoding snakin-2-like, translated as MSSRLLLLAVVLVFCIAQVSADAEVEDHETKAVVKGPNRRLLPYLNCDGLCRARCSLHSRPNRCNRACGTCCVRCKCVPPGTAGNREVCGSCYTDMTTHGNRLKCP; from the exons ATGTCGTCGCGTTTGCTTCTTCTCGCGGTGGTATTGGTGTTCTGCATAGCGCAGGTTTCAGCTGATGCCGAGGTGGAAGACCATGAAACCAAG GCAGTGGTGAAAGGACCTAACAGAAGACTGTTACCATATCTGA ACTGTGATGGGCTATGCAGGGCTCGTTGCAGCTTGCACTCGAGACCAAATAGGTGCAACAGGGCATGTGGAACTTGCTGTGTAAGGTGCAAGTGCGTTCCTCCGGGCACCGCCGGCAACAGAGAGGTCTGTGGATCGTGCTACACTGATATGACCACTCATGGCAACCGCCTCAAGTGCCCTTGA